ATGCGATGAAGTTCCCCGACTTCATCCACTCCCAGAAGCGTCTGGGCGACTCGGGCCTGCGCGATGCCGACATGCAGTGGGACTTCTGGACCCTCTCCCCCGAGACCGCACACCAGGTCACCTATCTCATGGGCGACCGCGGACTCCCCCGCAGCTGGCGCCACATGAACGGCTACGGCTCGCACACGTACCAGTGGGTCAACGCCGCGGGTGAGCGGTTCTGGGTGCAGTACCACTTCCTCTCGCACCAGGGCGTGGAGAGCATGGATGCCGCCGAGGCGGAGCAGCTCGCCGGGTCGGATGCCGATCACTACCGCCGCGACCTGTTCGATGCGATCGCCCGCGGCGAGAACCCCTCGTGGGATGTGTACGTGCAGATCATGCCGTACGCCGAGTCGACGGACTACCGCTTCAACCCGTTCGACCTGACCAAGACCTGGTCGAAGAAGGACTACCCGCGCATCAAGGTGGGCACGTTCACCCTGAACCGCAATCCGCAGAACTTCTTCGCCGAGATCGAGCAGGCCGCGTTCTCCCCGGGGAACCAGGTGCCCGGCACCGGCATCTCGCCGGACAAGATGCTCATGGCGCGCGTGTTCGCGTACTCCGATGCCCAGCGGTACCGCATCGGCGCGAACTACAACCAGCTGCCGGTGAACCAGCCGCATGCGGCCGAGACGCGCAACTACATGCACGAGGGGCAGATGCAGTACCACTTCTCGAGCGCGCAGCAGCGGGTGTACACCCCGAACTCGTACGGTGCCGCCGGCGGTCCGGTCGCTGACCCGGCCGCGGGCGTCGAGGCGAGCTGGGAGTCCGACGGCGAGCTCATGCGCGCGGCGGCGACCCTGCACGCCGACGATGACGACTTCGGCCAGGCCGGCACGCTCTACCGCGACGTGTTCGACGACGTGCAGCGCGCACGCTTCCTCGACACGCTGACCGGTCAGGGCCGCGGCATCACGATCGACGTCATCCGCGAGCGCTTCTTCCAGTACTGGACGAACGTGGATGCCGCGCTCGGCGAGGCGCTGCGCACCCGCGTCTGATCCACCCCTCCCGCCATCCCGCCGAGTGCACGACCTGTTGTCGAGTGGTACGCGTCCGTGCACTCGGGGGATGGGAGGGGGCGGGGCTCAGCGCGCGGCGTCGTAGCGGGCGCGGGACTCCTCGATCGCGGCGTGATTCTCCATCGCCCAGTCGCCGATCGTGCGAGCGATCGGGATGAGCGTGCCGCCCCGGGGTGTGAGTTCGTATTCCACCCGGGGCGGCACTTCGGCATACGCGGTCCGGGTGATCAGCCCGTCGCGCTCCAGCTGGCGCAGCGTGAGCGTCAGCATCCTCTGGGAGATGCCCGGGATGTGCTTGAGAAGTTCGCTGAAGCGCAGCCGGTCGCCGCGGAGCGTCGCGATCACGAGCAGCGACCACTTGTCGCCGACCCGGTCGAGCACCTCGCGGATCGCGCGTCCGGCACTCTCGTCCAGCGAGCAGGAACTCTCGTATCCGGGGAATCCGGCGAGTGCACGCTCATCGATGTGCGTCAGTGACACCGATGTGCCTTTTGCATCCACCATCCGCGTACTCCATTCTTGGTTACTGATCGTAACAAGGTCACAGAACAGAACCAAGGAGTTCCCTCGTGCTCATCGCCCTCTGGATCGTCAACAGCCTGCTGGCCCTCGCCATGCTGGGCGGTGGCGGCATGAAGCTCGTCACGCCGAAGCCCACGCTCGCCGCGCGGGGCCTGACCTGGACCGAGGACTTCTCCGCCCCCGTGGTCAAGCTCATCGCCGGAGTCGAGGTCGTGGGCGCCATCGGTCTGATCCTGCCGCTGCTGACCGGCATCGCACCGATCCTCACCCCGATCGCCGGCACCGGGCTCGCGATCATCATGATCGGTGCGACCGTCGTGCACCTGCGCCGCAAGGAGCCCTTCGCTCCCGCCCTGGTGCTCGCCCTGCTGGCGGTCGCGAGCGCGGTGCTCGGCTTCCTCGTCGTCGCCTGACGCTCAGCGCGTCAGAGCGGCGGTAGCTCGTCGGGGTACACGACATCGATCTCAGCGATGTGCTTCGGGAAGTCTTTGCGATTGTTCGTGAGGAACCGATCAGCGCCGGCCGCCACGGCAGTGGCGAGGTGCGCGGCATCGGCGGCGCGCAGCCCGTATGCCACCGCGAGGGCAAGTGCGAGCCGCGCCGTCGCTTGATCGAACGGTCGAAGGTCGAGGCGACTGAGCAGGCTGACCAGCGCCGCAGACTCGCCGGAATCGACGCCGGCGCGGAGCGGCTTCGCGAGCACTTCGGGGAGGAGGAGGACCGACCCGATGGCCGTCTGCGCCGTTCTCCGCTCCGGGTGCTCGACATTCAAGAGCGCGGCCACCCGATCCCCGAGCGGATGCCCAGCAACTGCCGCGTAGATCAGGACGTCGGCGTCGAACGCCGTGATCACCGCGACGACCGGTCATCCTGAATCGACTCGAGCAGCTCGTCCGCTCTGCTCTCGCTGATCGATGCTCGCATCAACGGCTCGGCGCGCGCCCGACTGAGCAGCTCCTCGATACGGTCGGCGGCCGCCCATGCCTCCGGCGAGCGCGTCGCCAACAGCACGTCCGGCCGCACGAGGACCGCGACCACGCGCCCGTGTCTCGTGATCGAGACCTGTTCCCCCGCCTCGACTCGATCGAGCTGCGTCGGCAGGCTCTGACGCGCGTCACTCGCGCTGATGATCGACATGAGTGAATTGTACACCTCCGTACAATTGCGTACATCTCTGCGTCAGGAGCAATCCGACGGGAGGAGAATGGATGCCGTGGCTGTTCCCCTCTCCGACCTGAACCAGATGCCCGCCCCGCAGCAGGTGCACGCCGCCGACGGAACCCGTCTCGCGACGTACACGTGGGGTGAGCTCGATGCCCCTGTCGTCGTGATCGTGCACGGATTCGCGTCGAACGCCCGCGACAACTGGGTGCTCACCGGCTGGGTGCGCGAGCTCACGAAGGTCGGCTACCGCGTGCTCGCCCTCGACCAGCGGGGCCACGGCCTCAGCGAGAAGCCGCATCAGCCCGCGGACTACGGCATCCGCACACTCGCGACAGACGTCGAGACGGTCATGGACGCCTACCTCGTCGACGATGCGGTGTACCTCGGCTACTCGCTCGGAGCACGGGTGGGCTGGGAAGTCGTGCGCGATCTTCCGCAGCGCATCGGCCGGGCCGTGCTCGGCGGCGCGCCGGAGGGCACTCCCCTGGCGCGGCTCGACCTCGATCAGGTGCGCCGGTACATCTCCGACGGCACGCCCGTCACCGATCAGACGACCCAGAACTACATCGCCCTGACCGAGCGGGTGCCCGGCAACGACCTCCGTGCGCTCCTCGCCCTCGCCGAGGGGATGCGCGCGTTCCAGACGATCGACCCCGACCCGGCGGATGCGCCGATCCGGCCCATCCTGTTCGCCACCGGGTCGAAGGACGCCATCATCGAGGGATCCCGCGCCCTGGCATCCGCAGCCCCGCAGGGACGCTTCTTCGAGATCCCGAACCGGAACCACTTCAACGCCCCCGGCTCACGCGACTTCAAGGACGCCGCGCTCGCCTTCCTCGCCGAGGGCTGACCGCTCGGCTTCGCCGGCGCCGCCCCCGGGCATGCAAACCGCCCCGGCCACGCCGAAGGCCCTCCGTCGTGAGACGGAGGGCCTTCGGTGAGCCGGCTCAGACCGCGGCGGTCTCCTCGCGGCGGGGCAGGACCCATCCCGCGCGCGGGAAGTGGCAGGTGTAGCCGTTGGGGTACTTGATCAGGTAGTCCTGGTGCTCTTCCTCGGCCTCCCAGAACGGACCCTCGGGCTCGATCGTGGTCACGGCCTTGCCCGGCCAGAGTCCGGAGGCGTCGACGTCGGCGATCGTGTCACGCGCCATGGTCTCCTGCTCGGGGCTGAGCGGGAAGATCGTCGAACGGTAGCTCGACCCGCGGTCGTTGCCCTGACGATCCTTCGTCGAGGGGTCGTGGATCTGGAAGAAGAACGCGAGGATGTCGCGGTACGTCGTCCGGGCGGGATCGAACACGATCTCGACCGCCTCGGCGTGGCCGGGGTGATTGCGGTAGGTCGCGTGGTCGTTCGAGCCGCCGGTGTAGCCGACACGGGTGGCGAGCACTCCGGGCTGGCGGCGGATCAGATCCTCCATGCCCCAGAAGCAGCCACCGGCGAGGACGGCGGTCTCGGTCCCGGGGGTGCGGGTGATGTTTCCGGTGTCGGTCATGACTGCTCCTCGGTGTCAGTGGTGGATGCGGAGAAAAGGGGGCTGTAGCGACCGTACCCCTCCTCCTCGAGCCGGTCGACCGGCACGAAGCGGAGAGCGGCGGAGTTCATGCAGT
The sequence above is drawn from the Candidatus Microbacterium colombiense genome and encodes:
- a CDS encoding catalase, encoding MTNPNTPHPATTTQTGTPVASDAHSLTVGADGPTVLHDRYLVEKLASFNRERVPERNPHAKGGGAFGEFVVTEDVSAYTRAAVFQPGTTSETLLRFSSVAGEQGSPDTWRDVRGFSLRFYTTEGNLDVVGNNTPTFFLRDAMKFPDFIHSQKRLGDSGLRDADMQWDFWTLSPETAHQVTYLMGDRGLPRSWRHMNGYGSHTYQWVNAAGERFWVQYHFLSHQGVESMDAAEAEQLAGSDADHYRRDLFDAIARGENPSWDVYVQIMPYAESTDYRFNPFDLTKTWSKKDYPRIKVGTFTLNRNPQNFFAEIEQAAFSPGNQVPGTGISPDKMLMARVFAYSDAQRYRIGANYNQLPVNQPHAAETRNYMHEGQMQYHFSSAQQRVYTPNSYGAAGGPVADPAAGVEASWESDGELMRAAATLHADDDDFGQAGTLYRDVFDDVQRARFLDTLTGQGRGITIDVIRERFFQYWTNVDAALGEALRTRV
- a CDS encoding helix-turn-helix domain-containing protein; translation: MDESAGRAIREVLDRVGDKWSLLVIATLRGDRLRFSELLKHIPGISQRMLTLTLRQLERDGLITRTAYAEVPPRVEYELTPRGGTLIPIARTIGDWAMENHAAIEESRARYDAAR
- a CDS encoding DoxX family protein gives rise to the protein MLIALWIVNSLLALAMLGGGGMKLVTPKPTLAARGLTWTEDFSAPVVKLIAGVEVVGAIGLILPLLTGIAPILTPIAGTGLAIIMIGATVVHLRRKEPFAPALVLALLAVASAVLGFLVVA
- a CDS encoding PIN domain-containing protein, with translation MITAFDADVLIYAAVAGHPLGDRVAALLNVEHPERRTAQTAIGSVLLLPEVLAKPLRAGVDSGESAALVSLLSRLDLRPFDQATARLALALAVAYGLRAADAAHLATAVAAGADRFLTNNRKDFPKHIAEIDVVYPDELPPL
- a CDS encoding type II toxin-antitoxin system prevent-host-death family antitoxin, which codes for MSIISASDARQSLPTQLDRVEAGEQVSITRHGRVVAVLVRPDVLLATRSPEAWAAADRIEELLSRARAEPLMRASISESRADELLESIQDDRSSR
- a CDS encoding alpha/beta hydrolase, coding for MAVPLSDLNQMPAPQQVHAADGTRLATYTWGELDAPVVVIVHGFASNARDNWVLTGWVRELTKVGYRVLALDQRGHGLSEKPHQPADYGIRTLATDVETVMDAYLVDDAVYLGYSLGARVGWEVVRDLPQRIGRAVLGGAPEGTPLARLDLDQVRRYISDGTPVTDQTTQNYIALTERVPGNDLRALLALAEGMRAFQTIDPDPADAPIRPILFATGSKDAIIEGSRALASAAPQGRFFEIPNRNHFNAPGSRDFKDAALAFLAEG
- the msrA gene encoding peptide-methionine (S)-S-oxide reductase MsrA; the encoded protein is MTDTGNITRTPGTETAVLAGGCFWGMEDLIRRQPGVLATRVGYTGGSNDHATYRNHPGHAEAVEIVFDPARTTYRDILAFFFQIHDPSTKDRQGNDRGSSYRSTIFPLSPEQETMARDTIADVDASGLWPGKAVTTIEPEGPFWEAEEEHQDYLIKYPNGYTCHFPRAGWVLPRREETAAV